The following coding sequences are from one Triticum aestivum cultivar Chinese Spring chromosome 5A, IWGSC CS RefSeq v2.1, whole genome shotgun sequence window:
- the LOC123103838 gene encoding protein disulfide-isomerase LQY1, chloroplastic: MPATACGACAAAFPSSAHGHGPPPPSGSIRKLVSPTPRRLGHRLAAPMASTVDSPGSSSDFAKRMDRAWLISKQPSPTSCSSCQSTGDVECRWCAGTGFFILGNNMLCEVPSKNTRCVICSGKGFSRCADCKGTGFRAKWLEEPPVDK; the protein is encoded by the exons ATGCCGGCGACCGCCTGCGGCGCCTGCGCGGCTGCCTTTCCCTCCTCCGCCCACGGTCATGGCCCTCCGCCGCCTTCCGGGAGCATACGGAAGCTCGTCTCGCCCACCCCCAGGCGGCTAGGGCACCGGCTGGCCGCTCCCATGGCCTCCACCGTCGACTCGCCCGGCAGCTCCTCCGACTTCGCCAAGCGCATGGACCGCGCCTGGCTCATCTCCAAG CAACCAAGTCCGACTTCTTGTTCATCTTGTCAATCCACTGGCGATGTGGAGTGCAGGTGGTGTGCAGGCACGGGCTTCTTTATCCTTGGCAACAATATGTTGTGTGAAGTACCCTCGAAAAATACAAGATGTGTGATTTGCTCTGGAAAG GGCTTTTCACGTTGCGCTGATTGCAAGGGAACCGGGTTTCGCGCCAAGTGGCTTGAAGAGCCCCCTGTTGACAAATGA